CTCATGTATGATTTAtgcgtataatatttttgtcaaattttgattggcatttttattatataatattataaaataagtgAATTTCAACTTCATTACTAATATTTTAGACATTAGAAGGATGTAACATATATATGATATGGAAAAGTGTTCTTGCTTGTGGACCTCGAATTAGAGGAAATTGTACAGTAACAGATAAGGGATTGCATTATGATTTATCacctttaacaaaatattcagaaaattattttgttgaaatGGATAAAGGATCtccaaaaattatattaaatatttgtcattCTGTAATATTTGAATACAAAGCCCTGTGTCAATCGCCTTCTGGAGCTTGTTTACAGAATTCAGGAAATGAGTAtggacatttttatttaaaaatgcatgTTACATACAACATGttgatattatacatatgttatggatactaataaaattttattacagatATGTGAATTTGGGCGATATTCAAAACCCACCCTTTGTAACAGATTCTGGAGAACTTAAACTTGAATATCAGGATGGAGGTATATGTAAAGTGAGAAGTATTTCAGTACCACATATTAAGACTTCTATCACTTTTAAATGTGATTTCGAAGCTAtggtaaatattataatatattttatttactaattcaatagttacttatttttataagCCCTTATTTTATATGGGTTAGAATACAGATCCAGAATATATCGGAGGAAGTGAAGAATGTCACTATCAAATAATGTGGAGAACTGCAGCAGCTTGCAGTATGGAATCTTTACGTAATCGTAGTATAGCCACTGCTGGCAATTGTACAGTGAATAATCCTCTTACAAATTTTACGTAAGATTAGACTAAATACTTTTACGATACTAATTAATATAGCATTGAAaaagtttataataaatattttattgcagGTATGATCTACGATCTTTAATGAATAAAAACttttatacaatatcaaaCAATGgcacaaaatataaatttggtGTATGTGAATCACCTGTGAATAATTCATGTGTGGCAGGAACAggttatttacattattttatatcttagtatcattcattttttaaacatgATTATACTACTACTTTATTTCCCTAATTTGTTATTAGATTATGtgtatttttactttcatttcTAGGAGTTTGTCTTACTCAGACTAGTACATCTATGGGAAAGgctaatacaaatttaatctGGGAAGAAGGTGGaccatatttaaattatacagaTGGAGACATATGCGAGAATGGATTACGACGTTATACAATTATTGCATTTGTATGTGGAGCAGAAGGATCTCCAGATAAACCTCTTATTATGGAACAAAATGCTTGTCAATTGATTATACATTGGTACACTAATTTAGTTTGTGAAAAAAGGGTTAGGCaattgtttatatattaatccttctcttatgattattattagttttctaaatatatatgtatatatttttagatcattaaaaacagaaatttatatcttataggTGAAATGCGCGACAGAAGatgacgaaataaatttaagttCATTGATAAAATCTGCTAATAACTATAttgtaaaagtaaataaaactgAGTTTCATATAAACGTATGCAGGCCATTAATTCCTGTATCAGGTTTAACATGTGTACATGGCAGTGCGGTTTGCAAAGCTTCATTAAATTCACGTAATGAATATGTAGACGAAATCGTAAGTAATCATTGTAAactttgttaaatttataatttttttagttaaatttatactattttttaaattaaaaattacaagaaaatatttatatttgttggtAGAGTTTAGGGTTTCCAAAAGAAAATcctatattgtataaaaaccATGAAACTGTGTTACGTTACGTGGATGGATCTCCTTGCCCTGAAAATCcaaaaagattaatttcttcaaattttacatttccgTGTTATAATAATGGCAAGGTAATTAactgatatttatttacaaaattttgtgATTTTAAGAAGTATTATAGTTATGTATCTATAATTGACTTTTCAAGGGATTTccggaatttaaaaaatatgaagattGCACTTACATTTTTGAGTGGAAAACAAGTATAACATGTGGAGCTGCAATGGGAAATTGGACTTCTCCTTGCATTATACACGATCAATTACTTTCTTATGAGTGCAATCTGTCTCTGCtacataaaaatgaaaaagtataCTATGTAAGTTTGTTAATacctaataatttttctttttaattaatttaataagacGATGTcaatttaaatcaaaattatgaaaataaataaacatgtatatttttagttttaatataagatattttatatggtTTTTATGTGAaagaatagaataatatattttattaatttttcaaaattttactataaatCATTGCAGGTGGAGAACAAACaagggaaaaaatatagtataagtATATGTGGTGGAGAAAAGAGCTGCAATGGTTCTGCTGTATGTGAAGGAAACAATGGTTATGGAACACTGGCAAACGTAATTTTTGATTATGGTAGAGATGTTATAAAACTTCAATACTCTAATGGTAGTAAATGTGTAAATAGTAAGTATACAGcgtatattttgttaaataatactGATTATAAATCagttatgttattattattattatattaattaggTTCCTACACATCCGAAGTACGATTTATATGTAACGAATCTATAGGAATTGGCACACCAATGCTGTTATGGGtaagtaaaagtaaattttttcaaacgaaatctgtaagtttgttaatttattattgcttATTGTGCTGCCAATGCCTAGAAATATACTATatagtaaaaaaattgtttaattttaataatgagaataaaataaatacttttatacaTATTCCTATTATTAATCatcaaaatttattctaagtgtttcttaattttcatatctctatatatgaaaaagaattgagtacatgaaaaaagagaaaggattATATTTGTGATTCTATGAATAATCGAAAAAtgattacaataattaaatgtgggaaatatacaaattataagcttttacaatatttatggaagattatatgaatatttatttctcaggtacttttttaataataactgtataataaaattatttgcgcCCTTAATGGTCGAAGCGCCCGGCTGTAGGGAGCTTCATACTTATCACACTCATAGCACAGTTCTACTACAGAAACATAAAGAATTTCGTTtccatttgtatttatttatttatgctaTAGTTTAACCAATATTCTGTAGCTTTAGAGGTGAGTattgcaaaataaattatcgacCGTTAAGGGTTAACATATCGAAGtacaatacaataaaaaattaatagcgaaattatcaatttatagtgagattctttattttt
The DNA window shown above is from Bombus fervidus isolate BK054 chromosome 8, iyBomFerv1, whole genome shotgun sequence and carries:
- the Lerp gene encoding lysosomal enzyme receptor protein isoform X1 — protein: MYKLNNLLFFYYFAVVTVFADTPVVNDNICIFPEPVFNVFTYNFTSLISPTKDAILNDERLNVTVRLQLCSALKQKCNGEDGYGICLVKNKKEKGIGKMPPVVNITNGRIMFVFTGDDCTSDTKYTVNIIMKCDYKAENNSLPELFSHTLEGCNIYMIWKSVLACGPRIRGNCTVTDKGLHYDLSPLTKYSENYFVEMDKGSPKIILNICHSVIFEYKALCQSPSGACLQNSGNEYVNLGDIQNPPFVTDSGELKLEYQDGGICKVRSISVPHIKTSITFKCDFEAMNTDPEYIGGSEECHYQIMWRTAAACSMESLRNRSIATAGNCTVNNPLTNFTYDLRSLMNKNFYTISNNGTKYKFGVCESPVNNSCVAGTGVCLTQTSTSMGKANTNLIWEEGGPYLNYTDGDICENGLRRYTIIAFVCGAEGSPDKPLIMEQNACQLIIHWYTNLVCEKRVKCATEDDEINLSSLIKSANNYIVKVNKTEFHINVCRPLIPVSGLTCVHGSAVCKASLNSRNEYVDEISLGFPKENPILYKNHETVLRYVDGSPCPENPKRLISSNFTFPCYNNGKGFPEFKKYEDCTYIFEWKTSITCGAAMGNWTSPCIIHDQLLSYECNLSLLHKNEKVYYVENKQGKKYSISICGGEKSCNGSAVCEGNNGYGTLANVIFDYGRDVIKLQYSNGSKCVNSSYTSEVRFICNESIGIGTPMLLWESPCSAEFEWHTNVTCTCQSNSQQPTVSPNAHEDVHELAPSHTGTIAGIVLSVIALVAALLYFRDPDKRACLRSCMNPFSLKRGSGRVQYCRVETTEEARLLLDVDPTQCQTDSDDDLLNA
- the Lerp gene encoding lysosomal enzyme receptor protein isoform X2: MYKLNNLLFFYYFAVVTVFADTPVVNDNICIFPEPVFNVFTYNFTSLISPTKDAILNDERLNVTVRLQLCSALKQKCNGEDGYGICLVKNKKEKGIGKMPPVVNITNGRIMFVFTGDDCTSDTKYTVNIIMKCDYKAENNSLPELFSHTLEGCNIYMIWKSVLACGPRIRGNCTVTDKGLHYDLSPLTKYSENYFVEMDKGSPKIILNICHSVIFEYKALCQSPSGACLQNSGNEYVNLGDIQNPPFVTDSGELKLEYQDGGICKVRSISVPHIKTSITFKCDFEAMNTDPEYIGGSEECHYQIMWRTAAACSMESLRNRSIATAGNCTVNNPLTNFTYDLRSLMNKNFYTISNNGTKYKFGVCESPVNNSCVAGTGVCLTQTSTSMGKANTNLIWEEGGPYLNYTDGDICENGLRRYTIIAFVCGAEGSPDKPLIMEQNACQLIIHWYTNLVCEKRVKCATEDDEINLSSLIKSANNYIVKVNKTEFHINVCRPLIPVSGLTCVHGSAVCKASLNSRNEYVDEISLGFPKENPILYKNHETVLRYVDGSPCPENPKRLISSNFTFPCYNNGKGFPEFKKYEDCTYIFEWKTSITCGAAMGNWTSPCIIHDQLLSYECNLSLLHKNEKVYYVENKQGKKYSISICGGEKSCNGSAVCEGNNGYGTLANVIFDYGRDVIKLQYSNGSKCVNSSYTSEVRFICNESIGIGTPMLLWN